In Amaranthus tricolor cultivar Red isolate AtriRed21 chromosome 3, ASM2621246v1, whole genome shotgun sequence, a single window of DNA contains:
- the LOC130807739 gene encoding probable long-chain-alcohol O-fatty-acyltransferase 5, whose protein sequence is MEEETKNFFKAWLVVFISLSYTYFISSKIPKGIFRFISLIPIFYQFILLPLSIYRPIPSVILSGFITWIANSKLLLYTFNLGPLSTYQSQSSFLRFIIFGAFPIKIKENTSKDQKGSLGHPPKNVLPLNFWSKTIIFIIFYYYYIYHHKKNMIILACLLYLFIDIVLSFCHSFVGSTLGLELDPPFDEPYISTSLQDFWGNRWNLMISDALRHTVYFPVKLTAVKLVGRMWAPSIAVMACFVVSGLMHEVIYYNVTRVPPTWEVTWFFIMHGVCVLLEMAVKRNLGPEWRLHWAISGPLTVGFVMGTGFWLFFPPLIRNHVDVKAIDDIMEFGICLKEVIM, encoded by the coding sequence ATGGAGGAGGAAACAAAGAACTTCTTCAAAGCATGGTTAGTTGTATTTATATCTTTATCTTACACTTATTTTATATCCTCTAagatcccaaaaggcatttttCGTTTCATTTCTCTCATACCCATTTTTTATCAATTCATCCTCCTCCCACTTTCTATTTATAGACCAATCCCAAGTGTCATCCTTAGTGGTTTCATCACATGGATTGCCAACTCAAAACTTTTATTGTACACCTTCAATCTTGGCCCTTTATCAACTTATCAATCACAATCATCATTCCTTAGATTTATCATTTTTGGTGCTTTTCCcatcaaaatcaaagaaaatacaTCAAAAGATCAAAAGGGTAGTTTAGGACATCCACCAAAGAATGTATTGCCCTTAAATTTTTGGTCAAAAACTatcatatttattatattttattattattatatttaccatcacaaaaagaatatgattattcttgcttgtttattatatttgttcatTGATATTGTTTTAAGTTTCTGTCATTCCTTTGTGGGCTCCACACTAGGGTTAGAGCTTGATCCACCATTTGATGAGCCTTACATATCTACATCATTGCAAGATTTTTGGGGGAATAGATGGAACCTCATGATATCAGATGCACTACGTCACACCGTATACTTTCCGGTAAAGTTAACGGCGGTCAAACTTGTAGGTCGTATGTGGGCCCCATCAATTGCTGTCATGGCATGCTTTGTCGTTTCTGGTTTGATGCATGAGGTTATCTATTATAACGTGACACGTGTCCCACCCACGTGGGAGGTCACGTGGTTCTTTATCATGCATGGAGTATGTGTTCTTTTGGAGATGGCAGTGAAGAGAAATTTGGGCCCGGAATGGAGATTACATTGGGCTATCTCTGGCCCATTAACTGTCGGGTTTGTAATGGGTACCGGGTTTTGgctcttctttccaccattaattAGGAATCATGTAGATGTGAAAGCAATTGATGATATCATGGAGTTTGGAATATGTTTAAAAGAagtgataatg